ACCAACACAGACAGCGTCGACCTCGACCTGCTCCTCCGACCCAGCGATCGGCCGCCAGTCAGCATCCAGCCGAGCCACCGTCACCGCCTCAACCCGCCCATCACCGTGCGCGGCAATCACCGCCCGGCCGTGCCGCAGCCGAATCCCCCGCCGCGCCAGCACCCCGCCGTACCCCGCCGCTTCAAGCAGCTTGCCTCGGGCAACCAATGGATCGCTCATCCAGCCGCGCGCCACCGTCCGCAACGCATTGGCCTCGTACAGGCCGACAACCTCAGCCCCAACCCCCAGCAACGCCTCAGCCACCGGCAGCAAGAACGGCCCGGTCCCCGCCAGCACCACCCGCTGCCCGACAGCGATCCGCTGCCCCTTGGCCAACGCCTGCGCCGCCCCCGCGCTGTAAACCCCCGGCAGATCCCACCCTCTGAACGGCAACACCCGATCGAACGCCCCCGGCGCCAGCACGATCGCCCCCGCGTCCACAGCCTCGACCCGCCGCCCCACAGCATCAGCGGCCCCGCGCTGCACCCACAACCGCTTCCCCTCGATCGCAACCACCGAGGTCTCCGCCAGGTGCGTCACCCGATGATGCCGACCCACCCGATCCCGCAACTGAACGAACTTCCCCCACCCGTGCTGCAACCGCCCCGGCCGCTCCGCCGAGAACTCCTCCGGCAACTGCCGATGGAACTGCCCACCAACACTCCGCCCAGCGTCGATCAACCCCACCGCAACGCCCGCTTCAGCAGCAGCCAACGCAGCATTCAGCCCCGCAGGCCCAGCCCCAATCACCACAACGTCGTACGACGAACCAACCGCCAGAACCCCCTCAAGTACCGGCCCCCGGCCGGTGGCCGGTACTTGAAAGGCGTGCCGGCTGCTGCCCCACGCCGACCGCGCGTCGTTAGCCACTGGCCTGGTCGCCGCCTGGCCCCCTTCAAGTACCGGCCCCCGATGGCTGGCCGGTACTTGAAAGGCCTGCCGGCTGCTGTCCCACGCCGACCGCGCGTCGTTGGCCACTGGCCTGCTCGCCGCCTGGCCCCCTTCAAGTACCGGCCCCCGACCGGTGGCCGGTACTTGAAAGGCCTGCCGGCTGCTGTCCCACGCCGACCGCGCGCTCCCGCGCATCGTCCTCTCCTCGCCGGCGCCTGGTCCCGGCAGCATCGCCCCGATCTGCGTGCTGATCTCGTCCCCGGCCGACACCGTCCGCTGGCACGCCCGCACATCAGGCGTCCCGTTCACCACCACGAGACAGTCGAAGCACGCCCCGATCCCGCAGAACACACCCCGAGGCTTCTCCGCCCCTCGCGTCGTCCGCCACGACTCCCGCCCGGTCGCCATCAACGCCGCCGCAACCGTCTGCCCCGGCAACGCGTCGACCCGCTCGCCATCGACCGTGATCTCCACCGGCGGCCCGAACCGCGGCTCGGCCGGATCCCCTTCCGCGGAACGCAAGTACGGACTCACGACACCCCCACCACAGCCGGCCGATCCACGCGGAACGGCGACGGGTCCAGGTGCGGCGGCACCCCGATGAACAGCTCGGTCAGCAACCGCCCGGTCGCCGGCGCCAGGCCGATCCCGGCGCCTTCGTGCCCGGTCGCGTGCCACAACCCCGGGACCCGCGGATCCGGCCCGATCACCGGCAGGTGGTCCGGCGCGTACGGCCGGAACCCGCCGTACGTCCGCATCACCGGGACGTCGGCCAGGAACGGGAAGATCCCGACCGCCTTCCGCGCCAGCTCCCGCAGCACGTGCACCTTGACCGCGTCGTCGAACCCGATCCGCTCCCGGCTCGACCCGATCAGCACGGTCCCGGCCCGCGTCGACTCGACGACCGTCGAGGTCTGCAGGTCGGCGTCACCGCTCCCGACCGCGCCGACGTAGTCCGCGTCGTACACCTTGTGCCGGACGCACTCCGGCAGCGGAGCCGTCACCAGGATCATCCCGCGCCGCGGGAGAATCTCGATCGGCCCGCCGGCCGCCGTACCGAACGATCCGGCCCACGGCCCGCACGCGTTCACGACGGCGTCACACTCGATCACGCCGGCCTCGGTCTCGACCCCCGTCACCCGACCGTCCTTCTGCCGTACGGCGATCGCCGTCACGCCGGCCCGGACCTCACCACCACGAGCCCGTACGGCGGCCAGCAAAGCCGTTGCCAACAGCACCGGTTGCACCTGCGCGTCGTCGGGGTAGTAGACCGCCGTCGTCACCGCCCGGGTCAGCAACGGCTCCAGCTCGAACGCGTCGGCCGGGCTGATCACCCGCGCGTCGACCCCCGCCTCACGCTGCGTCTTGGCGAACTTCTCCAACGGCTCCGGCTCACCCTTCGCGACGACCAGCCCGCCCTTGGCTTCCCACTCGACATCGGCGACCTGCTCCGGCAACCGCGCGAGCACCACCCCGAACTCCCGCCGCGACGCGATGGCCAACGTCAACTCCGGCCCCGGCTCCTTGTCCGAGACCAGCACGTTGCCCTCACCGGAAGCGGTCGTCCCGCCGGCCGGCGTCCCCCGATCGATCACCGTCACGTCGACCCCGGCCGCCGACAGCGCCTCAGCACAGGCGGCACCGATCACCCCTGCCCCGACCACCACCACGTCCGGCATACCCTGACCTCATCGTCGCCGTTCACTTTAATGAACGATTCGAGCGTACGACGCCAACCACCGGAGGTCAACGGGCTCAACCTGCCCCAAGTCTTCCCCGCGCCTCCCCTTCCTCCCCTGATGGGACTCTCCTCGACACCTGTCTTCCCTTTCAGAAGCAGGTGGAGGAGATCAGTCCGCGTGCAATGTCTCGAGCACCACGGGCATCGTGTCCGGCGGATACTCCAGCAGCAGCACCGACCGCACCTCGCCGTCCAGCGCCTCGTACTCGTGCGGCCCGTTCGCCCGGAACGCCAGGTAGTCCCCCGGCCCGAGCTCCTGACTCCGGTCCCGGGCAGTGATCCGCACGCGACCAGTCAAGATCACGTGATGCTCGGTCCCCGGATGCCCGCTCGAGTGCTGCACCTCACCAGGCCGGATCCGCTGGTCGTACACCTCGAACAGACTCCCCGGGCTCTCCAGCCGCCGCAGCATCCGCAGATCCACCGCGGCACCACTCAGCGCCTCGACGTCCGCCGACCGCACGAGCACCAGGTCCGACGCCGGCGGCTCGTTCAGCAGCGCCGACACCGGCACTCCCAGAGCGTTCGACAGACTGAACACCGTCTCGATCGTCGGATTGCCCGCCCCGGACTCCAGCTGCGACAGCGTGCCCTTCGCGATCCCCGACCGCCGGGCCAGCTCCGACAGCGAGATCCCCTGCTCGTCGCGCCGCGCGCGCAGGTTCACCCCGAGCACGCGCCCCGCTCCCTGACCAGCCATGGCCCGGAGCATGCCATACCGGCCTACGGGATGACGCGGGCCTTCCGCAGCTCCTCGAACAGCCGGTAGAACATCTGCTCGGTCTCGACGTACTCGTGGAACCCGGCCCGCCGCGCCTTCGACCCATCCGCGAAGAAGTCGTAGTCCCACCCGAACACGAAGTCCGCGAACCCCCACGACGACACTTCGGCGTACGACGTGCCGGCGAGCCCGTGCGAAGCCTGCATCCGGTCCCAGAGCGCTTCCTTGTCCGCCATCGCGTCCTGCAACGGCATCGGCAGCGGCGGCGCCACCGGCAGCTCGAACCACGCGGCCAGCTTCGGCCACAGCTCGCTCCACCGGAACAGGTCCCCGTTGGTGATGTTGAACGCCTGGTTCGCCGCGTGCGGCTCGGTCGCCGCCCAGACCGTTGCCTTGGCCAGCAACCCGGCATCGGTCAGCTCCAGCAGCGCGTCGTACGCGCCCGGCTTGCCCGGGAACCGCAGCGGCACCCCGAGCTCCTTCGAGATCGACGCGTAGACGGCGATCGCGACCGCCAGGTTCATCGGGTTGCCGAGCGCGGTACCGCCGACGGCCGACGGCCGCAGCGCGGACCAGGTCCACGCCTTGCCACGCTGCCGCTCGACCAGGAAGTCCTGCTGGTCCACGTTGAACTCGGGCGGCAGGTGTGGCGGGTCGTCCTCGCGGGCCGGCGTCTTGAACGGACCGAGATGCGCGCCGTACACCTTGTAGCCCTGCATCAGGCTCACGTGCTCCAGCCCGCGGGCGACCGGCTCGATCGCGTCGACCACGTTGGTCAGCATTGCGAGGTTGGGCGCGACCAGCTCGGCCCACGTCGGGCGTTCCTGGTACGCCGCATAGAACACATGCGTCACGTCGCTGAGCCCCGCGAGCTTCGCCCGGCTGTCGTCGGCGTCGAGCAGATCCACCGCGACGTGCCGTACGCCGTCCACGTCGTCGCCGCCCCGCCGGGACAGTCCGACGACTTCCCAGTCAGGGAGTCCGTGCAGGTGCTCCACCAGGTTGCTGCCGATCACACCGCGCGCGCCCACCACGAGCGCGACCTTCTGCTCCGTCATATCCCCAGCATGTGGGTGAACCTGTGGATAAGTCCAAGGCATCCTTTTCACAATGTGCATAAACTCCGTGCATGGCGACGCTCCGGCAGCTGGAGTACCTCGTGACAGTCGTCGACGAGGGCTCCTTCACGCGGGCCGCCGAGCTGCTGCACGTCACCCAGCCCGCGCTGTCCCACCAGATCCGCGCCCTGGAGCGCTCCGCCGGCGGCCCGCTGCTCGAGCGCCTCCCCAAGAACCTGCGCCTCACACCCACCGGCCGCGCGATGCTCCCGCACGCCCGGGCCGCCCTCGCCGACGCCGAACGCGCCCGCTGCGCCGCCCGCCAAGCCGCCGGCCTCGAAGCAGGTGAGCTGCAGATCGCGACGCTCTACTCGATCAGCCTCGGCATCCTGCCCCCGGTGCTGAAGGCCTGGCGCCGCCAGTACGCCGAGGTCGGCATCCGCCTGTTCGAACACCGCCACACCACGGAGCTGACCGAGGCCATGACCACCGGCCAGGCAGACGTAGCCATCGGCCCGGCTCCCTCGAGCTGGCCGACACCACCCCACGTCCTGGGCATCGAAGAGTTCGTCGTAGTCGTGGCAGTCGACGATCCACTGGCCCGTCGGTCCAAGATCAAGCTGAAAGACCTGGCCGCCCGCGCGTGGGTCCACTACACGCCCGGCCACGGCCTCGCCGACCTACTCGACCAGGCCTGCGCTCAAGCCGGCTTCGAGCCCCGCATCGCCGTCCGCACCGAACAAACCGCCGCCGCCCCCGCTCTGGCCGCCGCCGGCCTGGGCCCAGCGCTCGTCCCCGCCAACATCCTCCCGACCGGCTTCGACGGCCACGTCCTCCGCCCCGACCCGCCGATCAGCCGCCCCCTCACGGCGTACACCCGAGGCACCCCAGACCCCCTCACGACAGCCTTCATCGAGGTCCTCACCACCACCTGGTCCCAGATCCCCGGTACGGCGCAAACTCCCGGCGTACGCTGACACCGTGCCGAAACTCACCGGCCGCCCCGGCAACCAACGCGCGTACGTCCTGATCATGGGCACCTGCGTCGGCCTCATCATCCTGGCCTGGTTCGTGGTCCGCCTGTTCTCGATCCCCGCCGCCATCGCCATGAGCGCAGTCGCCGCGGTCCTCCCACCGGTCGCCGCGATCGTCGCCAACAACCGCCAGGACTAGCCGAACGGCAGCACCAACCGGAACGCAGCTCCTCGCTGCCCGTCCGCCCGGTCACCACACGTCAGATCCCCGCCGTGGGCCCGAGCGAACCCCCGCGCGATCGGCAACCCCAGCCCCGACCCCCGAGTCGCCGGACTGTGCACCAATCGCCGAAAGATCCGCTCCCGGTCCACCGGCAAGACCCCAGGTCCGTTGTCCTGCACAACAATCTCCGCGTACGCCGGGCCTGCGGCGCCCTCTGGCCCTCCGCCCTCCCCCGGCACTCGGCGGACGAGGATCTCGATCTTCCCCCGATCACCGGCCGCCGTCCGTGCGTTGTTCGTCAGATTGGTCAGCACCTGCGCAACTCGCTCCGGATCGGCTTGCAGTTCAAGGTCCTCACCAACGACCTCCACCGTCAGCTCCGGAGCAGCAAGCCGAAGCCGCTCCACCTGCGCCACCGCGATCTCCTTCAACCGCACCGGCCGCAGCCGCAGCTCCAGCCCCGCGTCGATCCGCGCAAGGTCCAGCAGATCGTCCACCAACGCACCCGCCCGCTGGGACTCGCGAACCAGCAACAACTCCAACTCCTCCCGCCGCGACGCATCCGGCCCGAGCCGCAGCAGCGTCTCCGCCGCGGTCCGGATCCCCGCGACCGGCGTCCGCAGCTCATGCGCGGCGTCGGCCACGAACTCCCGCATCCGCGCCTCCGATCCCCGCGCCTGCTGCTCCGCGCCCTCCAGCGCATCGAGCATCTCGTCGAACGCGGCCGCCGTCCGTCCGAGCTCCGTGTCGTCCCGCGTCGGCTGCAACCGCCCACCCCGCCGCCCGGCCGCGATCGACCGCGCCAACCCCGTCATCGCGTCCAACGGCGCCAGCGCGAACCGCATCCCGACCACCAGCGCCACCGCGGTGATCACCAGCGCCGCAGCCCCCGAGATCAGCAACGTACGTCGCAACGTCCCGCTCGCCTCCGCCAGCAACGAGGTGTCGGCCGACAACGTCAGCTCCGCCCCTCGCGTCCGCTGCCCCGCCTGCAGCGTCGCCCGCACCTGCCGAACGGCGCTCGAAGCCTCCACCGGCGGAGCCCCGAGCACCTGGCCGGACCGCAGCACCAACGTCACCCGTACGCCGTCAGCATCGATCCGCCGTACGAGCGCCGCGGGAGCGACATTCTGCCGAGCCAACTGCTGCGCCAACTGAGTCCGCCCACTCAGCAGCGCGTCCAGGTTCCGCTCGGCCTGCGCGTCGAAGACGCTCTTCACCACGAGTCCGGTCACTGGCAGAACCACCACCAGCACCAGCAAGGCCAACCAGGTCACCCGCCGCCGCAACGAAGCAGTCCGCAACGGCATACTCACGACTGGTCCGCCCGCAAGATGTAGCCAGTCCCTCGAATCGTGTGCAGCAGCCGCGGACCATGAGCTTCGAGCTTGCGCCGCAGCGCGCTGATGTGGACCTCCACCAAGTTGGGCGCGTAGTCGTCGTACCCCCACACAGCGGTCAGCAGCTGGGTTTTGCCGACCACCCGCCCTTGCCGACCGGCCAGAAAGCTCAGCAGCTTCAACTCGGTCGCCGTGAGAACCAGC
The Kribbella italica DNA segment above includes these coding regions:
- a CDS encoding helix-turn-helix domain-containing protein, encoding MAGQGAGRVLGVNLRARRDEQGISLSELARRSGIAKGTLSQLESGAGNPTIETVFSLSNALGVPVSALLNEPPASDLVLVRSADVEALSGAAVDLRMLRRLESPGSLFEVYDQRIRPGEVQHSSGHPGTEHHVILTGRVRITARDRSQELGPGDYLAFRANGPHEYEALDGEVRSVLLLEYPPDTMPVVLETLHAD
- a CDS encoding LysR family transcriptional regulator yields the protein MATLRQLEYLVTVVDEGSFTRAAELLHVTQPALSHQIRALERSAGGPLLERLPKNLRLTPTGRAMLPHARAALADAERARCAARQAAGLEAGELQIATLYSISLGILPPVLKAWRRQYAEVGIRLFEHRHTTELTEAMTTGQADVAIGPAPSSWPTPPHVLGIEEFVVVVAVDDPLARRSKIKLKDLAARAWVHYTPGHGLADLLDQACAQAGFEPRIAVRTEQTAAAPALAAAGLGPALVPANILPTGFDGHVLRPDPPISRPLTAYTRGTPDPLTTAFIEVLTTTWSQIPGTAQTPGVR
- a CDS encoding DUF3099 domain-containing protein: MPKLTGRPGNQRAYVLIMGTCVGLIILAWFVVRLFSIPAAIAMSAVAAVLPPVAAIVANNRQD
- a CDS encoding HAMP domain-containing sensor histidine kinase, whose protein sequence is MPLRTASLRRRVTWLALLVLVVVLPVTGLVVKSVFDAQAERNLDALLSGRTQLAQQLARQNVAPAALVRRIDADGVRVTLVLRSGQVLGAPPVEASSAVRQVRATLQAGQRTRGAELTLSADTSLLAEASGTLRRTLLISGAAALVITAVALVVGMRFALAPLDAMTGLARSIAAGRRGGRLQPTRDDTELGRTAAAFDEMLDALEGAEQQARGSEARMREFVADAAHELRTPVAGIRTAAETLLRLGPDASRREELELLLVRESQRAGALVDDLLDLARIDAGLELRLRPVRLKEIAVAQVERLRLAAPELTVEVVGEDLELQADPERVAQVLTNLTNNARTAAGDRGKIEILVRRVPGEGGGPEGAAGPAYAEIVVQDNGPGVLPVDRERIFRRLVHSPATRGSGLGLPIARGFARAHGGDLTCGDRADGQRGAAFRLVLPFG
- a CDS encoding FAD-dependent oxidoreductase, with amino-acid sequence MSPYLRSAEGDPAEPRFGPPVEITVDGERVDALPGQTVAAALMATGRESWRTTRGAEKPRGVFCGIGACFDCLVVVNGTPDVRACQRTVSAGDEISTQIGAMLPGPGAGEERTMRGSARSAWDSSRQAFQVPATGRGPVLEGGQAASRPVANDARSAWDSSRQAFQVPASHRGPVLEGGQAATRPVANDARSAWGSSRHAFQVPATGRGPVLEGVLAVGSSYDVVVIGAGPAGLNAALAAAEAGVAVGLIDAGRSVGGQFHRQLPEEFSAERPGRLQHGWGKFVQLRDRVGRHHRVTHLAETSVVAIEGKRLWVQRGAADAVGRRVEAVDAGAIVLAPGAFDRVLPFRGWDLPGVYSAGAAQALAKGQRIAVGQRVVLAGTGPFLLPVAEALLGVGAEVVGLYEANALRTVARGWMSDPLVARGKLLEAAGYGGVLARRGIRLRHGRAVIAAHGDGRVEAVTVARLDADWRPIAGSEEQVEVDAVCVGYGFTAQLELAVAAGCGLTGDGSAVVVDARQETSSSGVYAAGEITGIGGADLASAEGRVAGAAAARRVAGREVAGAGDRAAGEVAKGKRFAAALAAAYPVRDGWKAWSDDQTVVCRCEEVSRGDLERTRQTRGLETGKSLKLAGRVGLGLCQGRVCSRNAACLTGDGPADHKRTIAVPVRLGDLANEEEL
- a CDS encoding SDR family oxidoreductase; translated protein: MTEQKVALVVGARGVIGSNLVEHLHGLPDWEVVGLSRRGGDDVDGVRHVAVDLLDADDSRAKLAGLSDVTHVFYAAYQERPTWAELVAPNLAMLTNVVDAIEPVARGLEHVSLMQGYKVYGAHLGPFKTPAREDDPPHLPPEFNVDQQDFLVERQRGKAWTWSALRPSAVGGTALGNPMNLAVAIAVYASISKELGVPLRFPGKPGAYDALLELTDAGLLAKATVWAATEPHAANQAFNITNGDLFRWSELWPKLAAWFELPVAPPLPMPLQDAMADKEALWDRMQASHGLAGTSYAEVSSWGFADFVFGWDYDFFADGSKARRAGFHEYVETEQMFYRLFEELRKARVIP
- a CDS encoding NAD(P)/FAD-dependent oxidoreductase, producing MPDVVVVGAGVIGAACAEALSAAGVDVTVIDRGTPAGGTTASGEGNVLVSDKEPGPELTLAIASRREFGVVLARLPEQVADVEWEAKGGLVVAKGEPEPLEKFAKTQREAGVDARVISPADAFELEPLLTRAVTTAVYYPDDAQVQPVLLATALLAAVRARGGEVRAGVTAIAVRQKDGRVTGVETEAGVIECDAVVNACGPWAGSFGTAAGGPIEILPRRGMILVTAPLPECVRHKVYDADYVGAVGSGDADLQTSTVVESTRAGTVLIGSSRERIGFDDAVKVHVLRELARKAVGIFPFLADVPVMRTYGGFRPYAPDHLPVIGPDPRVPGLWHATGHEGAGIGLAPATGRLLTELFIGVPPHLDPSPFRVDRPAVVGVS